In Rhodovulum sulfidophilum DSM 1374, the following are encoded in one genomic region:
- a CDS encoding chemotaxis protein CheW, translating into MQTASETRREATYALMEVDGGVIGIDIEHLSEVAPIDALSPLLVAHPALMGAIRLRGHIIPVVDPRSVSGIAPTGAPPGIAAILNQGDRVLALAVNTISGLARLPDTAVQPLAAGGAETPFFVGGFFHDGQLVNAVDPAALFALGGLPVAARFRRDERPRNGSGGEGRAYLTFRAGGATFAAPAVEVYRTLPRQTVERNALTGGDCLGSVTVNGLRVPVLDATGLLGLGGTRERPDPEIVVFGFGDDRLIGLAVDVISRIATFRTDDMQPPPALLGSGAGAIASLAIAEDGAQTYVIGVERLREMKGLQAIAEMSAPVSPKPAAHTSAPARPAAAAMPARPSGIGAEPVTDTIPASAPGAPSDPDAGEAPTLSPDSLIRDRRRYLTFQAGIAHAAPIEAVIRIIEPPSAITPMMHPVPGVLGFFSVGGRATTLVCLSRFLGEAPPRKGQPRRILLVGPVERRIGFQVSSVDGIEPANWRALNTAPAPFREEMVSLGRGTAPRLLPCLDICRLAADIAERFHDHNIYA; encoded by the coding sequence ATGCAAACCGCATCCGAAACCCGCCGCGAAGCGACCTATGCCCTGATGGAGGTGGATGGCGGGGTGATCGGCATCGACATCGAACATCTCTCAGAAGTCGCTCCGATCGACGCGCTCTCGCCGCTTCTGGTCGCACATCCCGCACTGATGGGCGCGATCCGGCTGCGCGGCCATATCATCCCGGTGGTCGATCCGCGCAGCGTCTCGGGCATCGCCCCGACCGGCGCCCCCCCCGGGATCGCCGCGATCCTGAACCAGGGCGACCGCGTGCTGGCACTTGCGGTGAACACGATCTCCGGTCTGGCCAGGCTGCCGGACACCGCGGTCCAGCCGCTTGCCGCCGGCGGCGCCGAGACGCCGTTCTTCGTCGGCGGCTTCTTTCACGACGGACAACTGGTGAACGCGGTCGACCCGGCCGCGCTGTTCGCTCTGGGCGGGCTGCCCGTTGCCGCCCGGTTTCGCCGCGACGAGCGGCCCCGCAACGGGTCGGGCGGAGAGGGCCGGGCATATCTGACATTTCGCGCGGGCGGCGCCACCTTTGCCGCCCCTGCGGTCGAGGTCTACCGTACGCTGCCGCGCCAGACCGTCGAACGGAATGCGCTGACCGGAGGCGACTGCCTCGGGTCGGTCACCGTCAACGGGTTGCGTGTCCCCGTGCTCGACGCAACCGGCCTTCTGGGGCTCGGCGGCACACGCGAACGGCCCGACCCGGAAATCGTGGTCTTCGGCTTTGGCGACGACCGGCTGATCGGGCTCGCGGTCGACGTGATCAGCCGGATCGCGACCTTCCGTACCGACGACATGCAGCCGCCGCCCGCGCTTCTTGGCAGCGGCGCGGGCGCCATCGCCTCACTGGCCATCGCGGAGGATGGGGCACAGACCTATGTGATCGGGGTCGAGCGGCTGCGCGAGATGAAGGGGCTGCAAGCCATCGCCGAAATGTCGGCCCCGGTCAGCCCAAAGCCTGCCGCGCATACCTCCGCCCCGGCGCGACCGGCCGCCGCCGCAATGCCGGCCCGCCCCTCGGGCATCGGCGCGGAGCCGGTGACGGACACCATCCCGGCCTCCGCACCCGGCGCCCCCTCCGATCCCGATGCGGGCGAGGCACCCACCCTCTCGCCCGACTCGCTGATCCGCGACCGACGCCGCTACCTGACCTTCCAGGCAGGGATCGCCCATGCCGCGCCGATCGAAGCGGTCATACGCATCATCGAACCGCCCTCCGCCATCACGCCGATGATGCACCCGGTCCCCGGTGTGCTCGGCTTCTTCTCGGTCGGCGGCCGGGCAACGACGCTGGTCTGCCTGTCCCGGTTTCTGGGCGAAGCCCCGCCGCGCAAGGGCCAGCCTCGCCGGATTTTGCTGGTCGGCCCCGTCGAGCGCAGAATTGGCTTTCAGGTGTCCTCGGTCGATGGCATCGAGCCTGCAAACTGGCGCGCGCTCAACACCGCCCCCGCGCCGTTTCGCGAAGAGATGGTCAGCCTCGGCCGCGGTACGGCCCCCCGGCTACTGCCCTGTCTGGACATCTGCCGCCTTGCCGCCGATATCGCCGAACGCTTCCACGACCACAACATCTATGCCTGA
- a CDS encoding AAA family ATPase yields the protein MRPVRLTLQAFGPFPGREVVDFRAAVAAGLFGIYGRTGSGKSTIFSAMTFALFGEAARAEQDAPSLRADHADPDMPTEVEFVFDLGERRYVLLRRPDQSRPKTRGSGETRDPHEAYLFDATGLPLDRIGAEGRGKILAEKKVGAVSAAVTELLGYGSHQFRQIVLLPQGRFETFLAARTRERLEILRELFDVSIYRRLAAMMKTEAEMLERTLREARAVCEGRLAAEGFEGMEALETGLAGAEARLAEARTAETAATREAVASRAELSAAEQTEARFLAAAAADQALAGIREAGPAMAELAAQVRRADRARLLLDLEAQVVEAAREAESASERMDAAEARLETVKTAATRAAARQEAETARGPETEALRREVETLKRHAQTLVAAAELRQRAEEAQAGAEAARAEHSAAQGALAQRMAQRGKAAEAVQAARQTSANRALLSARLQALETEMKAVLSVEAATRDVSETTEAVARLVRAQEHAARRSRAAHAEMEAAERRLARSQALHLAAGLQPGAPCPVCGATDHPAPAAGAGEASASEAALRTARAAWEEADRAQREADRALASERGVLAGRQERLAGLDRPATDTATLKTRIQANHEALAALGAETEIAVAEGLLARLDAAVRAAEDTRERCREVIAEREAEALREAARIEAMLAPVPEALRSETALTAALSARQAVLEARDAARQGAMKTATEAREAALAARAGHEAAVRAMAEARARHEGARQAFARRLGETGLSADDLAALKPAIARLEEDRAAVEAHGRALAVAEERARATAEAVEGRTRPDLPELREVLAAAEVRHAEATERRAAAAHASDHLASLRDDLAGTLQRLEAEEAASAPLRRLSALFDGRNPQGLDLETYAIGAMFDRVLAAANRRLGPMSGGRYRLEREAEGGGGRGRRGLGLQVFDLFTGKARPTATLSGGETFIAALALALGLADAVESASGKVRLDTIFIDEGFGSLDTEDGAGTLDRVLQALGALVGHARAVGLISHVPLVQEAIPNGFYVHKEPAGSRIETRGPV from the coding sequence ATGAGGCCTGTCCGGCTGACCTTGCAGGCCTTCGGCCCGTTTCCCGGCCGCGAGGTGGTCGATTTCCGCGCCGCGGTGGCGGCGGGGCTGTTCGGGATCTACGGCCGGACCGGCTCGGGCAAGTCGACGATCTTCAGCGCGATGACCTTCGCGCTGTTCGGCGAGGCCGCGCGGGCCGAGCAGGACGCGCCCTCGCTCCGTGCCGATCATGCCGATCCGGACATGCCGACCGAGGTCGAGTTCGTGTTCGATCTGGGCGAGCGGCGCTATGTGCTCTTGCGCCGTCCCGATCAGTCGCGGCCCAAGACCCGCGGCAGCGGCGAGACCCGCGACCCGCATGAGGCCTATCTTTTCGACGCGACCGGGCTGCCGCTCGACCGGATCGGGGCCGAGGGGCGCGGCAAGATCCTGGCCGAAAAGAAGGTGGGCGCGGTCTCGGCGGCGGTCACAGAGCTTCTGGGCTATGGGTCGCACCAGTTCCGTCAGATCGTGCTGCTGCCGCAGGGTCGGTTCGAGACCTTCCTGGCCGCACGCACCCGCGAGCGGCTCGAGATCCTGCGCGAGCTTTTCGATGTCTCGATCTACCGCCGCCTCGCCGCGATGATGAAGACCGAGGCCGAGATGCTGGAACGGACCCTGCGCGAGGCGCGTGCGGTCTGCGAGGGACGGCTTGCGGCCGAGGGTTTCGAGGGGATGGAGGCGCTCGAGACCGGTCTTGCCGGGGCCGAGGCGCGGCTGGCCGAGGCCCGGACCGCCGAGACGGCGGCAACGCGCGAGGCGGTGGCGTCCCGTGCGGAGCTGAGCGCGGCAGAACAGACCGAGGCGCGGTTTCTGGCGGCGGCGGCGGCAGACCAGGCGCTGGCCGGGATCCGCGAGGCCGGGCCCGCGATGGCCGAGCTGGCCGCGCAGGTCCGCCGGGCCGATCGCGCGCGGCTGCTGCTCGATCTCGAGGCGCAGGTTGTCGAGGCCGCGCGCGAGGCCGAGTCGGCGTCCGAACGGATGGATGCGGCCGAGGCGCGTCTTGAAACCGTCAAGACCGCCGCGACGCGCGCGGCGGCGCGGCAGGAGGCCGAGACGGCGCGCGGGCCCGAAACCGAGGCGCTGCGCCGCGAGGTCGAGACGCTGAAGCGTCATGCCCAGACGCTTGTGGCGGCGGCCGAGCTGCGGCAGCGCGCGGAAGAGGCGCAGGCCGGGGCCGAGGCGGCACGGGCCGAGCATTCCGCCGCGCAGGGGGCGCTGGCTCAGCGCATGGCGCAGCGCGGCAAGGCGGCCGAGGCGGTGCAGGCGGCACGGCAGACATCGGCCAATCGCGCGCTGCTGTCCGCCCGGCTGCAGGCGCTCGAAACCGAGATGAAGGCCGTGCTGAGCGTCGAGGCCGCGACCCGCGACGTCAGTGAGACCACCGAGGCCGTTGCCCGGCTGGTTCGGGCCCAGGAACACGCCGCGCGCCGGAGTCGCGCCGCGCATGCCGAGATGGAGGCGGCCGAACGTCGTCTGGCGCGGAGCCAGGCCTTGCATCTGGCGGCCGGTCTGCAACCGGGCGCTCCCTGTCCGGTTTGCGGCGCGACCGACCATCCGGCGCCTGCCGCCGGGGCGGGCGAGGCCTCGGCGTCCGAGGCGGCGTTGCGGACGGCGCGGGCGGCATGGGAAGAGGCCGACCGGGCGCAGCGCGAGGCTGATCGGGCGCTTGCTTCGGAACGCGGTGTGCTGGCTGGCCGTCAGGAACGGCTGGCCGGGCTTGACCGGCCCGCAACCGACACGGCGACGCTCAAGACCCGGATCCAAGCCAACCATGAGGCTCTGGCCGCGCTCGGGGCGGAGACCGAGATTGCCGTTGCAGAGGGCCTGCTTGCCCGGCTCGACGCGGCGGTCAGGGCAGCCGAAGACACGCGCGAGCGCTGTCGCGAGGTCATTGCCGAACGCGAGGCGGAGGCGCTGCGCGAAGCCGCGCGGATCGAGGCGATGCTGGCGCCGGTGCCCGAAGCATTGCGCTCGGAGACCGCGCTGACGGCGGCGCTGTCCGCCCGGCAGGCGGTGCTCGAGGCCCGCGATGCGGCGCGGCAGGGCGCGATGAAGACCGCCACCGAGGCCCGCGAGGCGGCATTGGCCGCGCGCGCTGGCCATGAGGCGGCGGTGCGGGCGATGGCCGAGGCGCGCGCCCGGCACGAGGGCGCCCGGCAGGCCTTTGCCAGGCGACTGGGCGAGACCGGGCTTTCCGCCGACGATCTGGCGGCGCTGAAACCCGCCATCGCCCGGCTGGAGGAGGACCGGGCCGCGGTCGAGGCGCATGGTCGCGCGCTGGCGGTGGCGGAAGAACGCGCTCGGGCCACGGCCGAGGCGGTCGAGGGGCGGACGCGGCCCGATCTGCCGGAACTGCGTGAGGTGCTGGCCGCAGCCGAGGTCCGGCATGCGGAGGCGACCGAGCGGCGCGCCGCGGCGGCGCATGCGTCGGACCATCTGGCGTCGCTTCGCGACGACCTGGCCGGAACGCTGCAGCGGCTCGAGGCCGAGGAGGCTGCCTCAGCGCCGCTGCGCCGCCTGTCGGCGCTTTTCGACGGGCGCAATCCCCAGGGGCTCGACCTCGAGACCTATGCCATCGGCGCGATGTTCGACCGGGTGTTGGCGGCGGCGAACCGGCGGCTCGGACCGATGAGCGGCGGGCGCTACCGGCTGGAGCGCGAGGCCGAAGGGGGCGGAGGACGCGGACGGCGCGGGTTGGGGTTGCAGGTCTTCGATCTGTTCACCGGCAAGGCGCGGCCGACGGCGACGCTGTCGGGCGGCGAGACCTTCATCGCCGCGCTTGCCCTGGCGCTGGGGCTTGCGGATGCGGTGGAGAGTGCCAGCGGCAAGGTGCGGCTCGACACGATTTTCATCGATGAAGGCTTCGGCAGTCTCGACACCGAAGACGGCGCCGGGACGCTCGACCGGGTGCTGCAGGCGCTGGGGGCGCTGGTCGGACATGCCCGGGCAGTCGGGCTGATCTCGCATGTGCCGCTGGTTCAGGAGGCGATCCCGAACGGGTTCTATGTGCACAAGGAGCCGGCCGGCAGCCGGATCGAGACCCGTGGTCCGGTCTGA